The proteins below are encoded in one region of Apium graveolens cultivar Ventura chromosome 4, ASM990537v1, whole genome shotgun sequence:
- the LOC141716655 gene encoding uncharacterized protein LOC141716655, translating to MATMTDLPYELLSYIILLLVQSPGGAADFATIISVCRNFNMFAQVEDILEVVNFKIKLELKNFKRYQHINSLLVKCSEAGNVAAQFLLGKVILVSSSQLLLCEWKKVEHDAHPCDFATLSELGCILATDVPNEDHKVSSFMAYFLPEQVSNNEVSRTRLVHYQLVKVFLLNGSHRDLAEMSTFLTSYVRFFTSGGEEDTLLKCSKYLGYFSESIRFLEKQLMEVDRRSRFEGNTDAINYHIDVMKFNLVEFRSRTLRSLEVNLG from the exons ATGGCAACAATGACAGATCTGCCCTATGAGCTCCTCTCTTACATTATACTTTTGTTGGTGCAGTCTCCAGGCGGAGCAGCTGATTTTGCAACGATCATCTCTGT TTGCAGAAACTTTAATATGTTCGCGCAAGTTGAAGACATACTCGAGGTTGTCAACTTTAAAATAAAGTTGGAACTTAAGAATTTTAAACGGTATCAGCACATTAACAGTCTGCTAGTGAAATGTTCGGAAGCTGGAAATGTAGCTGCCCAGTTTTTGCTAGGGAAG GTTATACTGGTGAGCTCTTCTCAGCTATTACTTTGTGAATGGAAGAAAGTAGAACATGATGCCCATCCTTGTGATTTTGCAACACTCAGTGAACTTGGTTGTATTCTTGCCACAGATGTTCCCAATGAGGACCATAAAGTTAGCTCTTTTATGGCCTACTTTTTACCTGAACAAGTATCTAATAATGAAGTCTCACGAACTAGATTGGTTCACTACCAGCTTGTGAAGGTTTTCTTGCTCAATGGCAGCCATCGTGACTTGGCTGAAATGTCTACATTCCTAACGAGTTATGTAAGGTTCTTCACCAGTGGTGGCGAAGAAGACACCCTCCTCAAATGCAGCAAATATCTTGGTTATTTCTCTGAGAGTATCAGATTTCTTGAGAAACAGTTAATGGAAGTCGATCGCCGATCACGTTTCGAAGGCAATACAGATGCTATTAATTATCATATTGATGTAATGAAATTTAATCTCGTAGAATTCCGATCCCGGACACTTCGTTCCCTTGAAGTTAATTTGGGATAG